The following proteins are encoded in a genomic region of Coffea eugenioides isolate CCC68of chromosome 6, Ceug_1.0, whole genome shotgun sequence:
- the LOC113773190 gene encoding glutamate receptor 2.5-like isoform X1, with amino-acid sequence MPLMRNCNFNMLTIRRFLSFKYVIFFLMWDGGFATAAAGDEGKNATAAPTHFSVHIGTVLDYNTSMGAMADLCISMALSDFYAVHSDYQTRLVLHTKYAHDELDGASAVFELMQNEEVHSILGPQMLTEDEFVVQLGGKAHVPVISFSARSQSLSSRQSPYYIRTTPDDSNQAKALAALCRGFEWHEAVILYEDSDYGSQFLSRIYDAFQKDDIQAAYVVPISTSAADHHIRKELNRLKTMQTRVFLVHMNSELGSRLFLLAKHAGMTSEGYAWIITDGIGNFMNSIDSDAVDSMEGVLGLRSYVPASRNLENFKTRWKKNMLLMKPESTLTELNVYGLWAYDTIWALAMAVEKIGPVNLGFLESGNSKNGSEIFNLRISQLGPKLLRELQNTTFEGLSGEFHLIDGQLKPSPLEIFNVYATGDRAIGYWTPDGGITRKLALTGRLKYSTSTKELKSIVWPGDSVKQPKGWSIPSTGRLKVGIPKKNGFTEFVNVSTDPQTKQVKVSGYSIDIFLSALQQLPFSVDYEFIPFTNESGLSNGTYDELLQNILGKTFDMVVGDTTILADRTKYVDFTLPYSESGTVMVVKPKKEKDMWVFKKPFSWDLWLTIVSICIFIGIVLRILENRAKKDSDSLRPHEQQLGLLFWFPIAVLAFPERNMVVNKWSRFVLAVWLFMAFILMQSYTANLSAMFTVDQFDFRFSDDYNVGCQSGTFMRDFLINRLHINSSRIKEYSTIDEYHDAMSNGSKNGGIDAIFDEIPYMKLFLGRYDSKYKIVGPTYRTDGFGFALPLGSPLVVPFSRAILAVTEATNLTAIEQKNFGLRYSSDNQNDAINKASPSLTAYNFGGLFIITGLALIFALFCSETPVGRIVAVATSYGHKCFSLLSFRRNGKSRGRSMVHADSNGDSSSEEEVRGPDQFNVNDLSGPGIDHDSGKSHLITPARDGEANETVESESIQEVQLTDQTSTDVSARQTGS; translated from the exons ATGCCTCTAATGAGAAATTGCAATTTCAACATGCTTACTATCAGACGCTTCCTGTCCTTCAAGTACGTGATATTTTTTCTGATGTGGGATGGAGGATTTGCTACTGCTGCAGCTGGAGATGAAGGAAAGAATGCAACTGCAGCACCAACTCATTTCTCAGTACACATTGGAACAGTTCTTGATTACAATACTTCCATGGGAGCCATGGCAGATTTATGCATTTCTATGGCGCTCTCGGATTTCTATGCTGTGCATTCAGATTATCAAACGAGATTAGTTCTTCACACGAAATATGCTCATGATGAATTGGATGGAGCATCCGCAG TCTTTGAATTGATGCAGAATGAAGAAGTGCATAGCATTTTGGGCCCACAAATGTTGACAGAAGATGAATTTGTGGTGCAACTAGGAGGAAAAGCTCATGTGCCTGTTATATCCTTCAGTGCTAGAAGTCAATCTCTTTCCTCCAGACAAAGTCCTTACTACATTCGGACAACACCAGATGATTCAAACCAAGCGAAAGCTCTGGCTGCCCTCTGCCGAGGATTTGAATGGCATGAAGCAGTCATTTTGTATGAAGATTCTGATTATGGCAGTCAATTTCTTTCCAGGATATATGATGCATTCCAAAAGGATGACATTCAAGCAGCTTATGTGGTCCCAATCTCGACATCAGCTGCAGACCATCACATTCGGAAAGAACTGAACAGACTGAAGACAATGCAGACTAGGGTCTTCCTGGTGCATATGAATTCTGAACTTGGATCTAGGCTTTTTCTTCTTGCCAAACATGCCGGAATGACAAGTGAAGGGTATGCCTGGATCATTACTGATGGCATAGGAAATTTCATGAACTCTATCGATTCTGATGCTGTTGATTCCATGGAAGGTGTTTTAGGCCTAAGGTCTTATGTACCAGCATcaagaaatctagaaaatttcaaaaccagGTGGAAGAAGAATATGCTTCTGATGAAACCCGAGAGTACATTGACAGAGCTAAATGTGTATGGTTTATGGGCATACGACACAATTTGGGCATTAGCGATGGCGGTGGAAAAAATTGGACCAGTAAATCTTGGCTTCTTGGAGTCAGGCAACAGCAAGAATGGAAGTGAGATTTTTAATCTGAGAATTTCTCAACTGGGCCCAAAACTTCTAAGAGAGCTCCAAAATACAACATTTGAAGGCTTGTCTGGAGAGTTCCACTTAATTGATGGACAGCTGAAACCTTCACCTTTGGAGATATTCAATGTTTATGCAACTGGAGACAGAGCAATAGGTTATTGGACACCGGATGGAGGAATAACACGAAAATTAGCTTTAACAGGTCGCCTGAAATATTCAACTTCCACAAAGGAATTAAAAAGCATTGTCTGGCCTGGAGATTCAGTAAAGCAGCCAAAAGGTTGGTCTATTCCTTCAACAGGGAGATTAAAAGTGGGGATCCCTAAGAAAAATGGTTTCACTGAATTTGTCAATGTTTCAACAGATCCTCAGACAAAGCAGGTTAAAGTCTCTGGTTATTCAATAGACATATTCCTTTCTGCATTGCAACAGCTACCTTTCAGTGTTGATTATGAATTTATTCCTTTTACAAATGAAAGTGGACTCAGTAATGGAACATATGACGAACTTCTTCAAAACATACTAGGCAAG ACTTTTGATATGGTGGTTGGTGACACAACGATTTTGGCTGACCGGACAAAATATGTTGATTTTACACTGCCATACTCTGAATCCGGAACTGTTATGGTGGTTAAACCCAAAAAAGAGAAAGACATGTGGGTATTCAAAAAGCCTTTTAGTTGGGATCTTTGGCTAACGATTGTCAGTATCTgcatttttattggaatagtCCTTCGAATATTAGAGAACCGAGCAAAGAAGGATTCAGATTCTCTTAGACCACATGAACAGCAACTTGGCTTGCTCTTTTGGTTTCCAATTGCAGTTCTCGCTTTTCCTGAAA GGAATATGGTTGTCAACAAGTGGTCGAGGTTTGTGTTGGCTGTATGGTTGTTCATGGCTTTCATCCTGATGCAGAGCTATACAGCAAATTTATCAGCAATGTTTACAGTAGACCAGTTTGATTTCAGATTTTCCGATGATTATAACGTTGGCTGCCAATCAGGTACCTTTATGAGGGATTTCTTGATAAATCGTCTCCACATTAATTCGTCAAGGATCAAAGAATACTCAACCATTGATGAATATCATGATGCCATGTCTAATGGCAGCAAAAATGGAGGAATTGATGCCATTTTTGATGAAATCCCTTATATGAAACTGTTTCTTGGTCGATATGATTCCAAATACAAAATAGTTGGACCTACGTACAGGACAGATGGATTTGGCTTT GCACTCCCATTAGGATCTCCACTGGTAGTCCCTTTCTCAAGGGCAATCCTTGCAGTGACAGAAGCTACAAACCTGACTGCAATAGAGCAGAAAAACTTTGGACTTAGATACTCTTCTGATaatcaaaatgatgcaatcaaCAAAGCTAGCCCCAGTTTAACTGCTTACAACTTTGGAGGACTTTTTATCATAACAGGCTTAGCATTGATATTTGCACTGTTCTGCTCCGAGACTCCAGTTGGTCGAATCGTCGCAGTGGCAACATCTTATGGCCACAAATGTTTCTCTTTACTATCATTCAGAAGAAACGGCAAATCAAGGGGTCGCTCAATGGTCCATGCTGATTCCAATGGAGATTCATCTAGCGAAGAAGAAGTTCGAGGGCCTGACCAGTTCAATGTAAATGATTTGTCAGGACCAGGCATAGATCATGATTCAGGGAAAAGCCATCTAATTACTCCAGCTAGAGATGGTGAAGCTAATGAAACTGTGGAAAGTGAATCAATCCAGGAAGTTCAGCTAACTGATCAAACAAGCACCGATGTTTCAGCTAGACAAACTGGTTCTTGA
- the LOC113773190 gene encoding glutamate receptor 2.5-like isoform X2 — MPLMRNCNFNMLTIRRFLSFKYVIFFLMWDGGFATAAAGDEGKNATAAPTHFSVHIGTVLDYNTSMGAMADLCISMALSDFYAVHSDYQTRLVLHTKYAHDELDGASAVFELMQNEEVHSILGPQMLTEDEFVVQLGGKAHVPVISFSARSQSLSSRQSPYYIRTTPDDSNQAKALAALCRGFEWHEAVILYEDSDYGSQFLSRIYDAFQKDDIQAAYVVPISTSAADHHIRKELNRLKTMQTRVFLVHMNSELGSRLFLLAKHAGMTSEGYAWIITDGIGNFMNSIDSDAVDSMEGVLGLRSYVPASRNLENFKTRWKKNMLLMKPESTLTELNVYGLWAYDTIWALAMAVEKIGPVNLGFLESGNSKNGSEIFNLRISQLGPKLLRELQNTTFEGLSGEFHLIDGQLKPSPLEIFNVYATGDRAIGYWTPDGGITRKLALTGRLKYSTSTKELKSIVWPGDSVKQPKDPQTKQVKVSGYSIDIFLSALQQLPFSVDYEFIPFTNESGLSNGTYDELLQNILGKTFDMVVGDTTILADRTKYVDFTLPYSESGTVMVVKPKKEKDMWVFKKPFSWDLWLTIVSICIFIGIVLRILENRAKKDSDSLRPHEQQLGLLFWFPIAVLAFPERNMVVNKWSRFVLAVWLFMAFILMQSYTANLSAMFTVDQFDFRFSDDYNVGCQSGTFMRDFLINRLHINSSRIKEYSTIDEYHDAMSNGSKNGGIDAIFDEIPYMKLFLGRYDSKYKIVGPTYRTDGFGFALPLGSPLVVPFSRAILAVTEATNLTAIEQKNFGLRYSSDNQNDAINKASPSLTAYNFGGLFIITGLALIFALFCSETPVGRIVAVATSYGHKCFSLLSFRRNGKSRGRSMVHADSNGDSSSEEEVRGPDQFNVNDLSGPGIDHDSGKSHLITPARDGEANETVESESIQEVQLTDQTSTDVSARQTGS; from the exons ATGCCTCTAATGAGAAATTGCAATTTCAACATGCTTACTATCAGACGCTTCCTGTCCTTCAAGTACGTGATATTTTTTCTGATGTGGGATGGAGGATTTGCTACTGCTGCAGCTGGAGATGAAGGAAAGAATGCAACTGCAGCACCAACTCATTTCTCAGTACACATTGGAACAGTTCTTGATTACAATACTTCCATGGGAGCCATGGCAGATTTATGCATTTCTATGGCGCTCTCGGATTTCTATGCTGTGCATTCAGATTATCAAACGAGATTAGTTCTTCACACGAAATATGCTCATGATGAATTGGATGGAGCATCCGCAG TCTTTGAATTGATGCAGAATGAAGAAGTGCATAGCATTTTGGGCCCACAAATGTTGACAGAAGATGAATTTGTGGTGCAACTAGGAGGAAAAGCTCATGTGCCTGTTATATCCTTCAGTGCTAGAAGTCAATCTCTTTCCTCCAGACAAAGTCCTTACTACATTCGGACAACACCAGATGATTCAAACCAAGCGAAAGCTCTGGCTGCCCTCTGCCGAGGATTTGAATGGCATGAAGCAGTCATTTTGTATGAAGATTCTGATTATGGCAGTCAATTTCTTTCCAGGATATATGATGCATTCCAAAAGGATGACATTCAAGCAGCTTATGTGGTCCCAATCTCGACATCAGCTGCAGACCATCACATTCGGAAAGAACTGAACAGACTGAAGACAATGCAGACTAGGGTCTTCCTGGTGCATATGAATTCTGAACTTGGATCTAGGCTTTTTCTTCTTGCCAAACATGCCGGAATGACAAGTGAAGGGTATGCCTGGATCATTACTGATGGCATAGGAAATTTCATGAACTCTATCGATTCTGATGCTGTTGATTCCATGGAAGGTGTTTTAGGCCTAAGGTCTTATGTACCAGCATcaagaaatctagaaaatttcaaaaccagGTGGAAGAAGAATATGCTTCTGATGAAACCCGAGAGTACATTGACAGAGCTAAATGTGTATGGTTTATGGGCATACGACACAATTTGGGCATTAGCGATGGCGGTGGAAAAAATTGGACCAGTAAATCTTGGCTTCTTGGAGTCAGGCAACAGCAAGAATGGAAGTGAGATTTTTAATCTGAGAATTTCTCAACTGGGCCCAAAACTTCTAAGAGAGCTCCAAAATACAACATTTGAAGGCTTGTCTGGAGAGTTCCACTTAATTGATGGACAGCTGAAACCTTCACCTTTGGAGATATTCAATGTTTATGCAACTGGAGACAGAGCAATAGGTTATTGGACACCGGATGGAGGAATAACACGAAAATTAGCTTTAACAGGTCGCCTGAAATATTCAACTTCCACAAAGGAATTAAAAAGCATTGTCTGGCCTGGAGATTCAGTAAAGCAGCCAAAAG ATCCTCAGACAAAGCAGGTTAAAGTCTCTGGTTATTCAATAGACATATTCCTTTCTGCATTGCAACAGCTACCTTTCAGTGTTGATTATGAATTTATTCCTTTTACAAATGAAAGTGGACTCAGTAATGGAACATATGACGAACTTCTTCAAAACATACTAGGCAAG ACTTTTGATATGGTGGTTGGTGACACAACGATTTTGGCTGACCGGACAAAATATGTTGATTTTACACTGCCATACTCTGAATCCGGAACTGTTATGGTGGTTAAACCCAAAAAAGAGAAAGACATGTGGGTATTCAAAAAGCCTTTTAGTTGGGATCTTTGGCTAACGATTGTCAGTATCTgcatttttattggaatagtCCTTCGAATATTAGAGAACCGAGCAAAGAAGGATTCAGATTCTCTTAGACCACATGAACAGCAACTTGGCTTGCTCTTTTGGTTTCCAATTGCAGTTCTCGCTTTTCCTGAAA GGAATATGGTTGTCAACAAGTGGTCGAGGTTTGTGTTGGCTGTATGGTTGTTCATGGCTTTCATCCTGATGCAGAGCTATACAGCAAATTTATCAGCAATGTTTACAGTAGACCAGTTTGATTTCAGATTTTCCGATGATTATAACGTTGGCTGCCAATCAGGTACCTTTATGAGGGATTTCTTGATAAATCGTCTCCACATTAATTCGTCAAGGATCAAAGAATACTCAACCATTGATGAATATCATGATGCCATGTCTAATGGCAGCAAAAATGGAGGAATTGATGCCATTTTTGATGAAATCCCTTATATGAAACTGTTTCTTGGTCGATATGATTCCAAATACAAAATAGTTGGACCTACGTACAGGACAGATGGATTTGGCTTT GCACTCCCATTAGGATCTCCACTGGTAGTCCCTTTCTCAAGGGCAATCCTTGCAGTGACAGAAGCTACAAACCTGACTGCAATAGAGCAGAAAAACTTTGGACTTAGATACTCTTCTGATaatcaaaatgatgcaatcaaCAAAGCTAGCCCCAGTTTAACTGCTTACAACTTTGGAGGACTTTTTATCATAACAGGCTTAGCATTGATATTTGCACTGTTCTGCTCCGAGACTCCAGTTGGTCGAATCGTCGCAGTGGCAACATCTTATGGCCACAAATGTTTCTCTTTACTATCATTCAGAAGAAACGGCAAATCAAGGGGTCGCTCAATGGTCCATGCTGATTCCAATGGAGATTCATCTAGCGAAGAAGAAGTTCGAGGGCCTGACCAGTTCAATGTAAATGATTTGTCAGGACCAGGCATAGATCATGATTCAGGGAAAAGCCATCTAATTACTCCAGCTAGAGATGGTGAAGCTAATGAAACTGTGGAAAGTGAATCAATCCAGGAAGTTCAGCTAACTGATCAAACAAGCACCGATGTTTCAGCTAGACAAACTGGTTCTTGA